One Sporomusaceae bacterium FL31 genomic window, ATGACATTAGAAGAGTTTAATTAAAAAAACGTTGTTACGGTTAATTTGTACCACCTCTTCTTAACTTCATATTAGAAAAAAGGATAACACAAAGTTGTAAAAAGTAATGTCAAAAAATATTAAAAATGACTAAAATATTGTACAAAATGCCGATAGAGATATTTGAGAAATCAAAGGAAATTTTGTAATTATGTCAAAATTAGTAAATTAAATTATATCAATCGATAGAGGAATTAGATGGAGCAACATAGCGAAGAAGATATACGAGCCAGTAAACATCCTCTACGCCAATACAAGGCGGTGGATTGATCTGCCTGGTTACCGTAGTACGCATGAATGGGATTCCAGCTTATTATAATCAGCTAAAACGAGCGTTCAGTCCATCGGAAAAGCCCACTGATACAATGACCCTTGTGCGTGCTGTTAAACAGATTGATTTAAAAGCTAAAGAAACCATCACGACAATAAATTAACAAAATTGCCGCTGCCGGCTATAACTATCCTTAATAATAGCACTTATATCGTGTTGTTTTGATAGAGCTAGTAGTGTGATTGGAAATTCTATCGGGAAGGGGGCTTACAGATAAGGAGTTTTTTTATTAGTTTTCAGATTAAAGGAGGCGACAGCAATTAAATTACAGGATCAATCTAATATTATAGTTGAAGAGGCAAAAGATGTAGATTTTACTCAAAATAACTTTACTTTCTTTGAAATAATTAAATTGCATTTAGTAGCGATAATTATTCCAAGTACGTTAATTCATCTGATTACAAAAAAATTCATCAGTTTAGAGTGGAGAATGGTAATTGTTTATATCAGTATTACCATTATTCTAATGGTCTTATATGGGAGTAAATTTGCAGTATCAAGACTATATTCGAAAAAATATATTAATTACTTATTCATTAAAGAATCCTTTGTATTACAAAAGAAGTATATTATAGGCTTCTTATTAACCTGTCTTCTTTTACCACTAGTTACAATAGCAACCTATTCTTTCTTCCCAGATTTAGTTCAGAAACATAAAATTGTATATCACTGGAAAGATTACGGCTCATTAGAACTAATTATTATTTCAATTATTCGTGCTCTAGTCTACTGGATTGCTGCAGCAATTTATGGTCTAGAAGTAATGTTTAATTATATATCAAAATATAGTAGCCTATTAGCCATGGTAATTGCAACATTGCTAATTAGCGAGTTTTCAATACAACCTGTGAATTTAGTTGGCCTAATTTTAACTCTGGTTCTAGATGTAAGCCCAGTATTTATTATGATACTAATCTACAATTCGTCTCGAAATATGATTGTAATAATACCCCTAATATTCATTAAGTGGATATTTTTTTCATCATTGCTTATGTATTTACATTTTATGATGAGATAAAATAGGCTTCAATTTTCTTCAGATTATAAAAGGAGGGCCAGGAATGACTGAAACTGAAAAGCAAAAGAAAGCACAAGCTTGGCTAAAGTCAGGTTTTACAAATACTGTAATACTAATGAAAAATCAAAATTAAATTTTGAAAAAGTATTTCATTTGGATGAAAGAAATTTTTTAGTCAACTTCTATCTAGTGAAGGTAAATTACAGCTTAGGATTGATAGATGAGGCAAATATAAAAGCTGAAAAATGTATATCACTTAACCCTGATTTTAAAGAATCAAGCGGTACCTTGGCAATTGGCAATAATAGATGAAATTTCTAAAGAGGGTTGGCAAAATTGGAGAGCTTATCAAATGAGAAAATGACTCAATATCAAAAGGACAGATCCTATGGTACTAAAGACTTAATAAGACTTTTGATCATAAGTTTAATAGTCAGTATTCTAATATTCATTAGTTTTGCATTATTTCGTTTATATAAAATTCCTATCTTTTCTATATTTGAACAGAATCCCGATATCGGATTACTGGTTGATTATCTTATTTTTTTACCTTTTGTTTGGTTTTACTATCGCAAACCGAGATTAATTACAAGTATTTGGTCTAAAATGAAAGAAATAGTGAAATTATTTAGCAATCAAGAATTTATAAGGTGTTTAATTTTGCTTATATCTATCAAGTTTATATTTTTGTTTTTAATGTGTTTCTTTGCATCAAATGAATTCATGGATTTTTCTGGATTTTTCCGTAATAAAGAATTCGTTCTTAAACCTTTAGGAATATTGACAACGGTAATATTAGCGCCTATTTGTGAGGAAGTGATATTCCGTGGACTTATATTTGGTGCAGTAAAACAATTTAATCAGTATTTTGCGTATATGGTAAGTGTTAGTTTATTTTATGTTTATCATGGAGCGGAAGCCAGCTATTTGCATATCTTATTAGGTATATTTTTCGCTTTTACATTTGTACGATTTAATACTTTATTGGCTCCAATAATATTGCATTCTGCACATAATATGATATTTATTCTTAGCTTAATAATATTTAGAATGTTTGACAAATATGGGGTGTAAGTTTAAGCAAAGAATAGAGGGAACAGCAAAAAAAGATAACCATGCCTATGGTAGCAGCTAGCTAGCAGGGGCATGGTTATCTTTTATATTATTACTCTAAATTGTCCATCTTATCCCAGAGGCGCTGAGCCGCTTTACGAGATTTTTCGTAAATTGGTCTTACATCAAAACTAAACTTGCGGTTTTCCAGCACGATCTTTCCATTAATTATGACGGTAGCTACGTCACGCGAATTTAGGCCAAAGGCAATGTGACCGGCAATATTTTGCTCAAGCAGCGGTGTTGGGGCTTCATAGTCAAAAATGGTCAGATCAGCTTTATAGCCCTTGGCAATTCTGCCGAAACTTGCGTCAAAGTAACGTCCAAGCAGGTCGTTACCATTATAGAGAAATCTTAAATAGCTGTCCGGCCAAAGCGGGCCGCCCATATCCTTATGTTTGAAGTAGGCAAACTTGAATTCTTCCAGCATATCACTGCCCATACCATCGGTGCCGAGAGCCACATTGTTTAGTTGAGACAGCTTTGGATGATAGCCAACGGCATTATTCATATTGGAGCGGGCATTATGTACCAGATAAGCGTTAAGCTCATTCAGCAGCGCAATATCCTGATCGGAAAGGTATAGCCCGTGAGCGAA contains:
- the ydiL gene encoding putative membrane peptidase YdiL; the protein is MESLSNEKMTQYQKDRSYGTKDLIRLLIISLIVSILIFISFALFRLYKIPIFSIFEQNPDIGLLVDYLIFLPFVWFYYRKPRLITSIWSKMKEIVKLFSNQEFIRCLILLISIKFIFLFLMCFFASNEFMDFSGFFRNKEFVLKPLGILTTVILAPICEEVIFRGLIFGAVKQFNQYFAYMVSVSLFYVYHGAEASYLHILLGIFFAFTFVRFNTLLAPIILHSAHNMIFILSLIIFRMFDKYGV